Within the uncultured Draconibacterium sp. genome, the region CCCGGTCGAAATGATTGCGGCTGAAACCCAAAACTTCAGTGAAAAAATTAAACGATACATTATAAAAATAATAATGGGCGCCTAAGGTTTGCAAAAAAAGCAGAAAAGCAGCCATAAAATATGACATAGTGGAAAACCTGAATTTATTATAAGTACCAACTGCAAGCAGGCAAATAAAAAGAGGCGATAAATTAGCAGCAAACCAATAAGCCCTGTTGTGGGGGCAAAAGGCCAAAGCTATAAACCAAATACAGTAGGCAGCAAAAAGTATAACAGGAATCCGGGATTTCATTACCAAAAATTTAACGTTTATATTTCTATGTAATACCAAATTTATATCGAGGTGAGCCTTAAATAATTTAAGAATGTTTGTGTTTAGGCAAGGCAGAAAATTGAGGCATAGCACCAGTTCTGTTGAAATTTTCTAACGAAGCATAAACGCAAAGAAATGAAATTATAAGGCTCATTTTGGTGTAATTTTGGTATAAGTTTAAGCATTAATGCCGACCCTTTAAACAGTATACATTCCCGAAATGTACATTTTTACTTTTTGACTTTCTGTTTTTACGATTTGACCACAAGCGCCAAACCCAATCCCATACATTTAAACAAAAAATTAAAACCAAATTATTATGAAATTAAAAATTCTATCACACACACTTTTAGCCTGTACTTTCTTTTTTATTTTATCATGCGATTTAACTGATAGCGATGACCTGGGAGGCAGCCAGTCGGAAATGGGAGAAACAGGAAATACGTTTAGTACCTCATCTTCGTTGCCGGGAGCCTCAAATGCATCGGCAACAATTACAGAATTGAATAATGGTGTTTCAACACTTACCTATTCTGTTAGTGTCACCAACAATTCGTACCTAAGCCTCATTCAGTCGTTAAGCGGTCCCTCAGTTTCGGGAAATACCGTAACCGGCGAGGGAAAATACCGCTTTACCAGCGAAGGTATTGAGGCTGTTTATGACGACGGGACTCTTACCCTGGTAGATTACGGTGCAAAAGTTGGCGACGTTTATACCTGCACCCATGGAAATGCCAATATAAAACGAGAAGTAACCGAAGTAGCTACAGAAGATGATTTCTTTTGGGGTGGAATGATGATAAAAACCATAGAAGTTGAAGAAACGGGCCGGGGCATACCTGGGGTATCAAAAATTGTTTACCGTTACAACCACAAATTTGGCTTAGTTAACGCAAAGGCATTTTTTGAAGACGGCACATCTGCAGGCACACTGGTTTACAGCGATTCGCAAAATTAACTCTGCCCGTCCTTTTTGATATATCTCTTTCCGATACTTGTTTTTTATAAAATCCAAAATCAATAGTAGTTATACCAATAGTAGTTTAAATTAAGACTGGTAAACCTAATTGTGCATTTTGAGAATGGAATTTAGAAGCTGTCTGAAAATTATCATACCATTTTCAGACAGCTTCTTATAGTAGAAGAATTAAATACAGTGATAATTACAATTAACAATGGAGTGCAACATATTTCTATTCCCCTATAAAACACGTGCTATCGCAGTTATATTGCTAATTCTATCTGCCGTTTGCGCTTATTTTTATTTTTGGGGAGGGAAGCCCGAATTTTTTAACACAAAAATTTTCGCGTTGGTAAGTGTTTACCTCGAAACCAGGTACTTTGTAATTGCACAAACAAATGCACTTGACGAAATGGCAGCAATATTGTTTATAACAGGAGTTGCCCTATTCTCTTTTTCTAAACTGAAAAAAGAAATGCCCGAATATAATCAGCTACGGATTAAAGCATTATTTCATTCAATTTTAGTTACACTAATTATCTGGATACTAAGTTTTCTCCTGATATACGGAATGGCCATTTTTCTTGCTTCCTCAGTAATATTTATTTTCTACCTTATAACCTATAACTTGTTATTTTATTTCAGTATTGTAAGATTCAAACATCTGACAAAGCTTAATAAGCAATAATGGCTATTATCGGATCACATCGAAAATCCGGTGGATTAATATTTCAAATTTCTACAGAGATGCGGCGCAGGAAGGTTTTGCTTTTCAATCTACTTTAGCATTTGCGCCTTGTTAAAATACAGAACCTATTTACCTGGGCGACGCAATTGCCTGTCGACAATTAGCTTTGCCCAAGGCTGAATTAAACAGCACTTTCAGCGCTGTAAGTTGAAACATACGAGAAATATAAAGCACTGAAAGTGCGACTTACTTTAGCCCGGGGCATACGATTCCGAATGGCATTCGGAAGAGTTTCCCCCGGGTTAAAAATAGGTGAACACCAAAGGCGCAATCGGTAAGTTCTATGAAACGGAATGATTGTTTGCGCCGCAATTCACTGGCGTTGATAAAATAATCCTCCACCAGATTTTCCATGTGATCCCTATTATCCGCCTCTTTGAAAAAGAGAAAATATCATTAGCTTTACGTACTGACAGATAAAGAGATGTACAAAAATAGTTTATACGGAAAAGAATGGCACTGGCGTAACGTAAAAATGGAAACACGGGATGCTGCTTATTTTTTGTTATAAACTGAAAAGGGATTTGTCGTATTCGCGGGGCAAGTCCCTTTTTGTGTTTTAATATTGATAATATAAAAGGAAAAGATTCCTCGCTTTGCTCGGAATGACACTTTGTGTTGTGTTTTGGGAGTTTTGCAGGCGGAATACCGCCTGCAAAACTCCCCGCACCTAAATAAGCTTGTCATTCCGAACGTAGTGAGGAATCTCTTAACTGAATACATAAACCAATAAAATAACAAATCATGACTAGACAAAAAAAGATTTTTCTTGATGAATCGGAAATGCCCAAACAGTGGTATAACCTGGCCCCCGATCTTCCATCGCCGTTGAATCCACCACTTGGCCCTGATGGAAATCCCGTTACGCCGGACATGTTGGCACCTGTTTTCCCAATGAACCTGATTGAGCAGGAAGTAAGCCAGGAACGCTGGATCGACATTCCTGAAGGTATTCGTGAAATTCTGGTACAATGGCGGCCAAGTCCGTTAATTCGTGCTTACGAACTGGAGGAAGCATTGGGAACACCGGCAAAGATCTATTACAAAAACGAAGGTGTTTCGCCAGCCGGTAGTCATAAACCAAATACTGCTGTGGCGCAAGCCTGGTACAACAAAGAGTTTGGTATTAAAAAACTAACTACCGAAACCGGTGCCGGACAGTGGGGATCTGCCCTGTCGTATGCCTGTGCACAGATTGGCGGCATTGAGTGCAAAGTTTTTATGGTGCGTGTAAGTTTCGATCAGAAACCTTTCCGCAAGATGATGATGGAAACCTGGGGCGGCAACTGTATTGCAAGTCCGAGTACGGAAACACAAGCCGGTCGCGATATTTTAGCACAGTTTCCTGATACACCGGGAAGTTTGGGAATTGCCATTTCAGAAGCTGTTGAAGCTGCGGTTACCGATCCTACCGGTGGTACCCGTTACTCATTGGGTTCGGTGCTGAATCACGTGATGTTACACCAAACAATTATTGGTTTAGAAGCTAAAAAACAGCTGGCCAAAGTGGGAATTAAAAATCCGGATGTAGTGATTGGCTGCTGCGGTGGCGGTAGCAACTTCGCAGGTCTTTCATTCCCGTTTATGTACGATAAAATTCATGGTGCCGATATCCAGATTATTGGAGCCGAACCATTTAGTTGTCCGACTTTAACAAAAGCACCGTTTATTTACGATAACGGCGACGTGGCACAAATGACTCCGCTTTTGGCCATGAACAGTTTGGGGCACAACTTTATTCCTGCACCAATTCACGCAGGTGGTTTGCGTTACCACGGAATGGCTCCGCTGGTAAGTGCAGCACTAAAAGATGGTTTAATGGATGCCATTGCTGTTCACCAAAGCGAATGTTTCGAGGCCGGTTTGTTATTTGCCAAAACTGAAGGTATTATTCCTGCACCGGAAACAACGCACGCCATTGCCGCTACCATCCGCGAGGCTAAAAAAGCCAAGGAAGAAGGAAAAGAGAAAACGATCCTGTTCAACTTCAGCGGACATGGTTTAATGGATCTTGTTGGTTACAATAAATATTTGGGAGGTGAATTGCACGATTACGAATATCCGGAATCGGAAATTGCAGCCAACCTGAAAAAACTGGAAGGTTATCCGCTACCAAAATAGGAATATTGGAAAATTAGAATATTAGAATTAGCGCACTGTAAAACTGCAGTGCGCTTTTCTTTTCAATTCCAAACTAAATCAAATTAATCTATAATACCAATATCGTTATGTAATGCCGCATAAATTTATTATCTTCGATCATGGGAAAGAAAGCCTATTTGGAGATAAAAGAATCGGTAGCTGAGCTACAAAAACTGTTGGTAAAACAAAAATCATTTCAGGCAGGAAAACGGCTCAGGAGTTTAATTGAAATAAAATCCGGCAGGTTTAGTACCCGTCAAGAACTTGCAGACTATTTATGTGTGCACAAAAGGACTCTTGAAAGATGGATCAATAGTTACAAATCCGGAGGTATTTCAGAGTTGCTATCCGACAAGCCAAAAGTCAAACGATCAAAAATTATTACGCCTGCAATTCATCAAGGTCTTGAGCAAAGAGTCAATGACCCGCATAATCCGTTCCAGGGGTATTGGGATGCCCAGAACTGGGTATATCAGGAATATGGGGTAGAAATAAAATATCAACGTATCCGGGAATACCTGATAAAACATTTCAAAACCAAGGTAAAAAGCCCACGGAAATCACATATTAAGAAAGACAAACAGGCCGAAGAAGCCTTTTTAAAAACTACCAAACACATTCCACGCACTTAGAAAGAGTCTGGATAAAAATAACTACAACAGTGTTAACTTGTATTTTCAAGATGAAAGCCGCTTTGGGCTGATGAGCCATATTGGAAAATGTGTGACAGCCCGTGGGGTGAGGCCGGTTATTAGCTACCAGCACAAATTTGCATCTACCTATTTGTATGGCAGTTATTCTCCTGTTAATGGTGATTCGTTTGTTTGGGAGATCGATGGTGTCAATGTGAATATATTCGAGGCTTACTTAAATGCCTTTTCCAAACACAAGCCAGAAGAATATAAGATTGTAGTTGTTGACAATGCGGGGTTTCATTCTACAAAGAACATAGAGGTACCGAGCAATATATATTTGCTAAATATTCCACCTTACACCCCGGAGTTAAATCCATGTGAACAAGTTTGGCAATACATTAAAACAAGGTTCAAAAACCAACTATTTGAGGACATGGAAAAACTAAGGCAATGGCTGTGGCGTATATCAAACAATATGGGAACAGAAACAATTAAATCGATTACAGGAAATCATCACTTCTTAAATGCATTTAATGCGGCATTTAATAACTAAATCGGTATAAAAAACTATTTCTTATTTATTTTTATCCGTGTAGCTGCCTCCGTTGAAATGGGCAAATTCAAAACGGCATGCTCATTCAGGCTCACTGTCTCCGACCAGTTTTCTCCGGCTTGAATAAGATAATCACCCGTTAAACCATTTAGTACGAGCGAAAGCTGGTGCTCATCGCCGCTACGATTTTCTATCAAAAACTCGATCTTTTCTCCATCCTTATCAAATTGCACAGATTGATTCTTCTGAAATCCATCCCGTTTCAGAATAACATCAAATTTTCGGTCATTGTCCCGAAAATAGAGTTTCTGACGCAAGCCGTCTTTCGGAATAACACTGTAGGAATTCCCTACTTTTTGAAGCTCTCCTCCATAGGCCACCATCCCAAATATTTCATCGTTTGAAACTACCGTTGCAGCAGTTCGTAGAGCTCCGCAATAGCCAAGATCAATCTCGCCATCGTAAGTCCATGGACCTCTGCCCTGTGTTTTCTGCATCCAGTTACGTGAATATTTCTGCGGCTCAAAAGCCCAGCCCGACGCGCCGTCATTTTCTTTCCCCGGAAACCAGAATCCGTAATCTGTTTCCGGTGTTCCTGAATTAATCAGGGCAAACGAACTTAAATACGACTGGTAACCCAATCGAATATTGACTGCCGGCGAATCGGAAAAATACAAGCCATAATCCAGTATCGACCAGCCGCCCATTTGAGCCATGTAATCGAGTACGTATCCATCGCTCCTTCCTCGGTAATCGCTTCCCAAAAAGTAGTACATCGGTTCAATGGTTCCGCGCTGTGCAATGTTTGCCTCGTTCTGGCGCTCCATAAAATCGGCGGCATCCTCCTTTTTTACAGCCGGATGCGAATACCAACGTTTGTAATTTTTATCGAACCACAAATTCGAATCGGGCTTCATTTCATTCAGCACCCCGTATTTTGCCAGCGCATAACTCGACTCAAAAGCAGTGGCATCCACCGCATATTCCGAACGGAACGGGTACTCATCATCGTAAACAAAATACTTTACTTTTTTCTCCCACTCGCTTCGTAAAAATGAGGCGTCGCTTGCAAAACCTTTTTCTTCCAACACTTCAATTAGCTCAGGAATAAGTAGTTCGTTGTAACAGCCCCATTTATATGTTTCGTACCAAGGAAGAATTTCGTACGGATAAATAAAATAAGCTTTTGCCGTTTCTTTGGCTAACTTCAGATAACCATCGGCATCGCGAAATTTTGTGAGTTGCGGATACATGGAAGCAATCTGGTACATGTGATAATACATCATCATAATGTGTGGATAATCGTACGATCGCCACACGTGCATTTTAAAACGATTCTTGTCTTCGGTTTTTGCTTCTCTCGCTTTTTGGTCGCGGTTAACCAACCAGTTTGGCGTACCATAAACACCATACGGATAAGGTTCTTCCTCATCGGTTCGCTGCAAACCTCCCCAAACAAAATTTTCGATGTAATATTCAATGGCTTCAATCTCCTCTTTGTCCGGATAAACCACATTTTTCGATGCCAGAAACGGCGCTTTGCACAAACCCGGATCGTCGCAGGTAAGAATATATTCTAGACGACTTGTATCCAGATAATCCGCATTATCGGGGCCACGCAATTCGGCATTTTTCATGTCGTAAACACCAAATAATCCGTCGTACCATTTTGTGGAGTCGCGGTGTTGCTGACGATTTACAAGAAAAGCAGCACGCTTTTTATACAAGGTTTCCAGCGGTTCGGTAACGAAAAACTCCAATTGTGTTTGCAAATTATCGCCATAATTTATTATCAGTTTGTTTTCACCCAAATGATTGAACTTGACCTCATAAAAGTTAGTGCTGTCGTCCTTTTTACCAATAAACTTTATGTTGGTTTGGTCGCCTCCAAATTCGGGGTCAATGCTGTTAATCGCTTGTTTGGTGCGCAAAGCAATTTTTGCATTTAGGTTCGAAGGCACTGTCATTCCCGGCATTACTTCCACATCGATCAATCCCTCATCAACCAAAATATCGCGGATCTGATCGTAATCATCGGCCCAGCGGAATTTAAAACCATACGTCCGGGTTTCATTTGGCTGAATTAATTCCGAAGTATGGTATTGTCTCCACGTTCCCCGTTGTTCCTTATTTCCGGTACATGACGAATGGATAAATGCTTTAAAAATTCCCCTTTCGGAACGAATATGCGATGCGGTTGTCCAATATTCGAGCGAGGTGCCTTGCTGCGGAACCATAACTAAGTATGGTGCTACTCCCGTTGGACGCTCAAAATAAAAGAAGGAATTATCGCCGGCAATATGATGGTGTTTTATGGCACTCATCTCAAATATCTGTTGAGGATTTTCGCCATACGGACTTTGATAGGCAAGAGGAATTACCAGATCTTCAATCCGAACTGCCGACTCGTCGGTGTTGGTTAATTTAATCGTCCAAACCAACTGGCCATCTTCGAGGATGAAGTCCTGCTCCAACCGCAAGGCTTTCTGCAATTTCTCGCAAGAACTCCAATAATAAACGGTTTCATCATCCTTTTGGATTTTTGTACATCCATTAATCGATGCACGGATTGAATCGAGCTTTGTATTATGAATATAGCGAACCGTGATGTCTCCTAACTGCCCCCTTCTGCTAATATAATTTGTCGGATAAATATCGTCCGCCTTTCTCAACTCCGTCAAGCCATACTTTTGGGCTTGCAGAACAAAATCATTATTGCTGATTTTTAAGGTGTCGGAAACCTCTGCAAATACCGTTGAGTTTAAAAACGTAAAGAGAAAAAATAGGATGAAAAAACGAAAATATGAGCTGGCCATGATACGTGGTTTTTGATAGCTCAAGATATTAAAATGCACGAGGTTGACCTTGTACTTATGTTTAAAAATGTTGCACTTCGTTTAAACAGTCAAGTAATTTTTCATATCAAAAATCACAGTAATTAAACTGCTGCAATATTACTACGAAGTGGGCATTTTAAAAGAAAGCGTAAATCAATTCTTCGTTATCAGTTTTTAAAACATCGCGAATATCTGCGTAAAAGTGTTGTTTGCCAACCAATAACGCCGATAACTCCGTGGTGTAAGGTTCAACAAAATAATTGCCCTGCAGGTTTGCGTTTTCAATCCGGCCTTTTTTTACTTCGAGGTAGATTTCAAGTGTCCGCCCTTCAATTTCGATCTTATTGGTGAACGAATATTTTGGCGAGTAAGCCCAACGCCAGTCCCAGGTTGCGAATTTTTCTTCAACCAGTTTGCTTATTGTTTCCTCATCGTCAGCAGAAATCGTATAACTTTTGGCTCCGCCTTTTTTCAGTTGTACACCAATCATAAAATCGATAAACGCCTCAATGTTCATTTCGTTTTTAAGGAACGGAAAAATATTGGCTACCTGGCTACGGTTCGATTGTACCGCTTTGCTAGTATATTTTCCCGGTATAACTTTTATACTGTTTCCCAGATTCTCCAGATCGGAGTTAAACAACAAGGTACCGTGGTGCAAAACACGGTTTTTAAAAACATGTTCTGCATTTCCCGATATCTTTAAACCTTCAATCAGTAAATCGTTTCTGCCCGATGTTGTGGCTTCAATATCCAGTTCGGCAAGTGCTTCCACCACCGGTTCTGTAAATTGTTTAAACGAAATCTCGGCCGGACTTTTTACATTTTTAATAAAAGCAAAATTTACATTTCCTGCATCGTGGTAAACTGTTCCTCCGCCCGAAATACGGCGCGCAACAGTAATATCATTCTCGCGTACGTAGCGGTAATTCACTTCACCCAACGCATTTTGGTGTTTGCCAACCACAACAGTTTTATCGCTTTGCCAAAGCATAAAAATATCGTCGTCGAAATTTTTTAACAGGTACTCTTCGGTAGCCAGGCAGTAAAAAGGATTGTTGTTTTTTAGATTAATGCAAAGCATCTCTTCAGTTTTATGTTCGGCAAAAATACAAAATGCCGGGCATAAAAAAACCATCCGTCGCTTGACAGATGGTTTTCTTTTTATGTATAGCATATTGCTAATTCACGGGCTTCAGCTTAACATTTACCTCGTTTGTGAATATGTCAATAGTCTTTTTTTCAATTTCATTCTTTTCGTAAGAAATATAACTGGCTACAATGTTGTATTCGCCTGGAGTAACATCTTCGAAATAGAAGTTCCCATCGAAATCGGTATAAGCTTTTTTGTCGGTTCCTTCCAGCTTTACTTCAACACCTACCAAGAGTTCGCCGGTCATTTCGTCGGCTACATTTCCGGTAATCATTACTGTTGATGGTTTATCAGCATTTGCCGGCTTGCTATCCTTATCATCGGCCAATCCGCTAAAAAATAAACCTGTTACTAAAATTAATGTTAGAAAAATCTTCATTTTATATTCCTTAATCTCTTTTAACATACAAAAGTAGAGCAGGGAATTTACACTGCAGTTACACAATTATTACAAATCGATTAATCTTTCATAATTGTACTGGTAGAGATCGTTTCATGCTTTTTGAATTTTGGTTATCGAAACTACAGATAAGATCGACTAATACATTGCAATTATTTTTTCAGCTTTTTAGGTAAAAAAAAGCCCCGCCGGAGCGGGACTCTAACCTAACCAAATTTATATGAAAAAAAACAATCGAAGTCTCAGTAAAGTATTGACAGCGCTTTATATTAGCTTAAGCTTCGTTCTGTTAACAGCTAAGGATCTAAGGGATCATTGCAATCAAGCATACACGATTCCGGTAATGGATAAAACTCCACATCATTACGGTTTAATCGTTCGCCCAATTTATAGGGTACATATCCTAATTCCATAATGCATCTTTTATCGAAATTCTTGTTGGTAATGTAATAACTCTGATCAAGCGTAGTTGTACACAGGGCCTTTTTCTCAGACGGAATGCCATAGTTAAAAATTAAACGTGCAGCATTTCTAAAATTGGTTGTTGTATGCCGTGCATGTGGTTCAATAATCAGCGCAGACTCGGGAATATTATACCGATTCATTAATTCATTTTTCATTTCGATGGCCTCGCAAAACGGCGTCTGAAAAGGATGTACAAATCCTCCCGAAAGAATAATATACGGTGCTAAACCTTTAAAATACCTGTCGGCAGCCAGCTTGCAGCGCATCATTCCGAGAGGACTGAGTGCGACTCCCTCTTCTTCAGGACCGTGCCCCGGTACTAAAATGACCGAATAAGGGTATTCTTCCCATTTTGTTTGAGCCACCTGTTTTACAGCCGCTGCGTTTTCGCCTAATTCCATCGGCTCAAAACGCGCCGCCTCATTTCTTTCATTTGCTTCCAATAGCCAAAGTGCAAAATCCAACGAAGACTCATAAAAAGAAAGGATATCATCTAAATCATCCAAAACATTCAAAGCTGTAATACTGAGTACTTTCTTGTAATAGTCGCTACGAACATTATAGCTTACAGAGTCGATATGAGGATATCGTGGTTTTTCCCCCGTGGCATAAACAGAAATGATGTGGTTTATACCATTTAATTCCTTTTGCCAGGCTTTTTGAATAAACTCCTGATCACTCAATTCATTGTTCAGGAAAAACTGATTTGTTGTACGAAGACTGTCGATTACTTTTGCCAACAAAGTCGTTTCAGAGAGTTCTAACCATTCGGCACTGCTTGCCTGCATATCAACGTCCGAAATTTGAAAGTAGGAGGCAATTGAATCTACCTCAAATAAATTGAAATTTTCTAAAGTCAAATTCTCCGTAAGAAACTGTTGTTTTGATTTAGCCAGCAGTTTAAATGATTCGTTTTCGCTAATTAAGCTTTTAATTTTTGGATGGCTTTGAACCAGGTTTAAAAAAGGGAAATTCTTTTGAAGAATAATCGCTCTTTTACTTACTGCTGAATGATCACTTGAACTGCTGACTATTGACTCCTGTGTACACGAGTCAAGTACAAAAAAAATCAGAAATACTAGTATTGAATAGCTGATAATACGTTTCATAGATTTCATCTTTTTCATTTTGAGATGAAGAAAGCCGGGAATGACTCCCGGCATTTCATGTATTAATCGTAATTCGGATTCTGTTGCATATCTCCCTGACAAAGGTCAATTTGGGTTTGAGGAATAGGTTGGTATTCGTTTTTACCAGCTGTAAAATAAGCGTTTGTAAGATGAGACCGCTTCAATTTTTCGGTATCGAAGTAGTTATTCATTACATCAGCAGCAATACCCCAACGAACCAGGTCGAAAAAGCGATGACCTTCCTGGGCAAACTCCAAACGACGTTCCATCTGCAAAGCTTCAACAGCTTCGCTCTTATTCGCAAACGAATCGTATGTATTAATCAAATAATTAGCTGCATCTTCTGAACCATCAACTGTTTGTACATATTGACTGTTTTTGGCACGCTCGCGAATCCTATTAATATACGTACGGCCTTCGTCAAGATTTCCCAACTGAATTTCAGCTTCAGCTTTCCAAAGAAGCACATCGGCATATCGGATTATGTAGTAGTTAAGCGCTGACACATAAGGCCAAACAGTTAAGAAGTAAGGTGAATTCTTCGAAATCATCCTCTTCTTAGGGCTAAACGGGCCATAAACGGTAGCTTCACGTGGAGTCCAGTCATAAATTCCCAAATCAAGGTAAGGAATTCCCGGGCGCGCCAAGGTATGATCAATACGAGGATCAAGATAATCTTCATCAGTTACATCCACATCATCAAAAGTTGGCAAGCCGTTTTCATCTGTACGGTATGCGTTCACCAAGTTCTGCGACGGACGAAGAAATCCATAGGCTGCATATGGCCCACCCGGAGGCATTAATCGATCACCAATACTTCCGTTGTAGTTACTTGGCGAACCATCGTTTATAGTTTGCTGAACTGAAAAAACTATTTCCTGTCCATTGTCGTTTTCCGGAAGAAAAACATGCTGAAAATCGGGTTCCAAATCGTATTTTCCGGAACCAATTACCTCATCGGCAGCACTTTTTGCTTCGCTCCATTTGCTTTCAAAAATATAGCACTTAGCCAAATAAGCTTTGGCAGCCATTTTTGTTGGACGCCCCGGATCATCCTGTGAATTTGGAAGCGTATTATAAGCTGCAGTAAAGTCAGCTTCAATTTTTGCCCACTGCTCATCGCTCGTTAAATCAGTATTTGCAACATGATAAAATTGTTCTTTGGTTTCAACAGTTTCATCTACCCAACAAATATTACCGTAAATCTTTTTAGCTTCAAAATGATAGTGACCTCGCAAAAACTGCATTTCGGCAATGCGCTGCGCTTTTAACGAAGAATCAAAATCTTTTGACTCATTCAGCAAACGAATAGCATTATTTGCACGACGAATTCCTTCGTATAACGCAAGCCATTTTCTTTCGATATCCATTACGGTAGGATCGGTTGCAAAAATCTCCATTAAATGAATCTGGTTTTGGTCGCCGGTTCCACCGCCACCTTTATATGCGTCGTCTGAAACCACATCTCCAAAATTCCAATTTGAGGCTGGTGAGTTAAAAGCATTCGACGCCTCATCAAACTGACCGTTTAAAACGGCATAGGCTGAAATTACTGTGCCTTCAATGTTTTCAGGAGTTAGAATCTGCTCCGGAGTTAACTCCCCAATGGGTGTCTCTTCCAGAAAGCTTTCTGAACAGCTTGCCAATACAAGCGATACTAAAAGTATATATACTATCTTTTTCATCGTTTTTAAAATTTAATCGTTTGTGGATAATTAGAAACCAACATTTACACCAATCAGGAAAGTACGTGCTGTAGGATATAAACCACGGTCTACACCGATATCGAGGTTACGCGAGTCGGAACTATAACTTTGAAGCCCTACTTCTGGATCCATTCCTTTGTAGCCGGTAATGGTAAATAAGTTTTGTGCCTGAACATAAACACGCAGGTTACTGCTGTGAATTTTTTTGGCAAATTCTTTGAAGTTATAACCGACGGTAAGTGTTTTTAATCGCATATAAGAACCATCAGACACAAAGTACGATGATGGACGAATATTGTTGTTTGGATCGTCTAACGACAAACGCGGAACTGATGCACCGGCATTACTTTCGCTCCAGGCATCGGTAGTACGTGCAAATTTGTTGTAAGCCGATGAATTGAAGAAATCGCCCATATAACGTGTCATGTCGTAAATATCGTTCCCGATACTTCCATTAAAGAAAGCCTGTACATCAAAGTTTTTGTAGTTGAACCCAAGATTCAAACCAAAAGTCAAATCCGGGTGTGGGCTTCCAATAAAAGTACGGTCTTCACCATCAAGTACACCATCGCCCGAGACATCCTCAAATTTTAAGTCGCCA harbors:
- a CDS encoding winged helix-turn-helix domain-containing protein, whose product is MGKKAYLEIKESVAELQKLLVKQKSFQAGKRLRSLIEIKSGRFSTRQELADYLCVHKRTLERWINSYKSGGISELLSDKPKVKRSKIITPAIHQGLEQRVNDPHNPFQGYWDAQNWVYQEYGVEIKYQRIREYLIKHFKTKVKSPRKSHIKKDKQAEEAFLKTTKHIPRT
- a CDS encoding IS630 family transposase translates to MDKNNYNSVNLYFQDESRFGLMSHIGKCVTARGVRPVISYQHKFASTYLYGSYSPVNGDSFVWEIDGVNVNIFEAYLNAFSKHKPEEYKIVVVDNAGFHSTKNIEVPSNIYLLNIPPYTPELNPCEQVWQYIKTRFKNQLFEDMEKLRQWLWRISNNMGTETIKSITGNHHFLNAFNAAFNN
- a CDS encoding TrpB-like pyridoxal phosphate-dependent enzyme — protein: MTRQKKIFLDESEMPKQWYNLAPDLPSPLNPPLGPDGNPVTPDMLAPVFPMNLIEQEVSQERWIDIPEGIREILVQWRPSPLIRAYELEEALGTPAKIYYKNEGVSPAGSHKPNTAVAQAWYNKEFGIKKLTTETGAGQWGSALSYACAQIGGIECKVFMVRVSFDQKPFRKMMMETWGGNCIASPSTETQAGRDILAQFPDTPGSLGIAISEAVEAAVTDPTGGTRYSLGSVLNHVMLHQTIIGLEAKKQLAKVGIKNPDVVIGCCGGGSNFAGLSFPFMYDKIHGADIQIIGAEPFSCPTLTKAPFIYDNGDVAQMTPLLAMNSLGHNFIPAPIHAGGLRYHGMAPLVSAALKDGLMDAIAVHQSECFEAGLLFAKTEGIIPAPETTHAIAATIREAKKAKEEGKEKTILFNFSGHGLMDLVGYNKYLGGELHDYEYPESEIAANLKKLEGYPLPK
- a CDS encoding carboxypeptidase-like regulatory domain-containing protein, which produces MKIFLTLILVTGLFFSGLADDKDSKPANADKPSTVMITGNVADEMTGELLVGVEVKLEGTDKKAYTDFDGNFYFEDVTPGEYNIVASYISYEKNEIEKKTIDIFTNEVNVKLKPVN
- a CDS encoding DUF5695 domain-containing protein; translation: MASSYFRFFILFFLFTFLNSTVFAEVSDTLKISNNDFVLQAQKYGLTELRKADDIYPTNYISRRGQLGDITVRYIHNTKLDSIRASINGCTKIQKDDETVYYWSSCEKLQKALRLEQDFILEDGQLVWTIKLTNTDESAVRIEDLVIPLAYQSPYGENPQQIFEMSAIKHHHIAGDNSFFYFERPTGVAPYLVMVPQQGTSLEYWTTASHIRSERGIFKAFIHSSCTGNKEQRGTWRQYHTSELIQPNETRTYGFKFRWADDYDQIRDILVDEGLIDVEVMPGMTVPSNLNAKIALRTKQAINSIDPEFGGDQTNIKFIGKKDDSTNFYEVKFNHLGENKLIINYGDNLQTQLEFFVTEPLETLYKKRAAFLVNRQQHRDSTKWYDGLFGVYDMKNAELRGPDNADYLDTSRLEYILTCDDPGLCKAPFLASKNVVYPDKEEIEAIEYYIENFVWGGLQRTDEEEPYPYGVYGTPNWLVNRDQKAREAKTEDKNRFKMHVWRSYDYPHIMMMYYHMYQIASMYPQLTKFRDADGYLKLAKETAKAYFIYPYEILPWYETYKWGCYNELLIPELIEVLEEKGFASDASFLRSEWEKKVKYFVYDDEYPFRSEYAVDATAFESSYALAKYGVLNEMKPDSNLWFDKNYKRWYSHPAVKKEDAADFMERQNEANIAQRGTIEPMYYFLGSDYRGRSDGYVLDYMAQMGGWSILDYGLYFSDSPAVNIRLGYQSYLSSFALINSGTPETDYGFWFPGKENDGASGWAFEPQKYSRNWMQKTQGRGPWTYDGEIDLGYCGALRTAATVVSNDEIFGMVAYGGELQKVGNSYSVIPKDGLRQKLYFRDNDRKFDVILKRDGFQKNQSVQFDKDGEKIEFLIENRSGDEHQLSLVLNGLTGDYLIQAGENWSETVSLNEHAVLNLPISTEAATRIKINKK
- a CDS encoding lipoate--protein ligase; this translates as MLCINLKNNNPFYCLATEEYLLKNFDDDIFMLWQSDKTVVVGKHQNALGEVNYRYVRENDITVARRISGGGTVYHDAGNVNFAFIKNVKSPAEISFKQFTEPVVEALAELDIEATTSGRNDLLIEGLKISGNAEHVFKNRVLHHGTLLFNSDLENLGNSIKVIPGKYTSKAVQSNRSQVANIFPFLKNEMNIEAFIDFMIGVQLKKGGAKSYTISADDEETISKLVEEKFATWDWRWAYSPKYSFTNKIEIEGRTLEIYLEVKKGRIENANLQGNYFVEPYTTELSALLVGKQHFYADIRDVLKTDNEELIYAFF